The Emys orbicularis isolate rEmyOrb1 chromosome 4, rEmyOrb1.hap1, whole genome shotgun sequence genomic sequence ACGCACGGCAGGGAAGCAGGAGTCCACATCCCACAGAGGGATCCATGCACAGAACGCAGTCCGTCCCCGTGGTAAACTCAGCCAGAGACTAGACCTTGCTACACACCAGAGATTCCCCATGGACCGGCGTCCCCACCACTGCATCGACTGCGACAAGAGGTTCAGCAACCGCTCTGCGCTGAACCAGCACCAGTGCACGCACACAAGGGAGTGGCTGCACCGCTGTTCTGACTGCGGCAAGGCCTTTGCACGGAGCTCACACCTGAGAAGACACCAGCGCacacacaccggggagcggccgcaTCGCTGTGCTGACTGCGGTAAGGCCTTTGCACAGATTGCACACCTGAGAGCACACCAGCGCaagcacaccggggagcggccgcaTCGCTGTGCTGACTGCGGCAAGGGCTTTGCACGGAGCTCACACCTGAGAGCACACCAGCGCacacacaccggggagcggccgcaTCGCTGTGCTGACTGCGGCAAGGCCTTTGCACAGATTGCACACCTGAGAGcacaccagcgcacgcacaccggggagcggccgcaTCGCTGTGCTGACTGCGGCAAGGGCTTTGCAGAGAGCTCAAACCTGAGAAcacaccagcgcacgcacactgGGGAGCAGCCGCATCACTGTGCTGACTGCGGCAAGGGCTTTGCACGGAGCTCAAACCTGAGAAGACACCAGCGCgcgcacaccggggagcggccgcaTCGCTGTGCTGACTGCGGCAAGGGCTTTGCAGATGGCTCAACCCTGAGAAcacaccagcgcacgcacactgGGGAGCGGCCGTATCGTTGTGCTGACTGCGGCAAGGACTTTGCAGATGGCTCAAGCCTGAGAACACACCAGCGCACGCACTCTGGGGAGCGGCCGCACCGTTGTGCCCAATGTGGTAAGGGATTCTGCACTGCCTCCAGACTGACACTGCACCAGCgcgcacaccggggagcggccgcaCCACTGTGATGATTCTGGTAAGAACGTCAAAAAAACCAGTCCACCCACCAAGCACCAGTGCACGCACACTGCGGGGAGGACATTccgatgtgctggctgcagcaAGAGCTTTGCACGGGCCTCCTCACTGCTACCACATTGGTTCATTCACAGCCGAgagcagcagtacagctgtgctgactGGGGCAAGCACTTTGCTAGATTGGCCAACCTCACCCGGCCACGCACaccagtgcccctctgccaccGCCAAGACCTGAGGGGCTTCTGGCAGCCAGTGGGCCTGACACAGCACCAGCAGATGCAGACCAGGGAGTGGTCCTGTCCCCATGATGCCCAGCAGAGAGACTgtgggggacagggaaggggactTGGCTGAGCAAGTGTGGGGAAGAGCAGACAGGTGGAGGGAATTTAGAGCAGATGGTCACAGCCTACTGCATTAGGGAGCCCTCCCCCTCATGTAGGTGGGATCCAGCCAGGTCTCTCTTTCAGTCCCACACTCACTCATCTCGCTGGGATGCAGCCAGGAtaaccccctctccctgcccccatctaGATGGGACCCAGCCAGGAACTTCCCCCCACACCTAGCTCCATTCCGGCCACCGGATGAAACTGGGTGACATCTAGAGGTGGGATTTGCAGTCCTCTCTCAGCATGGATTGGgctgaggggcggggcaggacagcCCGGTGTGTATGATTGAAAGACGACTCAGGAATTGCTCATGCCGTCTACTTTAAATAGAAATGTGATGAAGAAGAACTGTGTACCTAATGTGTAACAGAGGTCTGTCTAGCCAGGTGTTTCTTTGctattaaaaaagctaatgcagtcacATAGCAGGTGGAGAAGCCAATGTGAAGTGCAACCAATCAAAGTGTTCTAGGGCCTAGCTGACCATGAGGCCGGATGAACTGTATGATTGGCAGGCGCACAGAGAGAGTTTCCcattactcttgggggaattctgcgcctaaACATTTgcgaacaatattttaaaattctgcatattttatttgtcaaaataatacaatataatcacactagtttgttattttggtaatttatttcaaaatacctgttggcaagtatgtctgtaacaatgtagacaacaaaaaagattcagaaagtgtttttgacaaatagattctttACTAGGCTATTAATACTGTAGGAGAAAACTTTAAGTAGGCCTGAGACTTTGGTCAAGCTAAAGTGTGTACGTGATCAGAGGGCAAAAGTAGAGGGCATGGAAACTTTCCATTGTAAGGCACTTTGCAAGAGCACATCTTGAGAAATGTAACCACAACAGCTAGGCTCAGGAAAGTCATTAACCATAATAGGATACCCTGTCAATAACAGGAAAAGCTTACTCTTGCTATATTCCTAATAAGGTAAAATACtgttaagcttttaaaaaaatactaatgCAGAAGTGTGTTTGACTAATTGTGGTTTTCAGCTACATAAGCCTCTGTATTTCTTAATTTGGGAGAGCAGCTAAGCTGTGGCTGACTCTCCCTGCATATGCTTGTAATAAAAATGGGCCTCAGGctgttctgatccaaacacaatgCGTGGTTAATTTTCCACAACAATTCTTGGTGCCGTGACTCGGATCCATAGCATACCATCGGGCCGGAGGACCGCGGACCGTTCCCCACTGAACCCAGGGCCCATCTgaaaggtaagagaccttttaaatctttattttccGTTTTTGGTGGAGGACTGCCCGTAGTCTCTGGGTTTAGGTGAGTTGCACGCTGGATTCGAACTTTTGCTGCCAGATACACCTGACGCCCTTCTGGTTCTGGTTACCCTGGTAAGAGCCACGTGGGTGGCTGGGTAGGACTGGTAGGACTAGCCACGTGGGTGGCTGGGTAGGTCTCTGGTTAGGTGTGccagtgtgagtgtgagtgaggGTCACAGGAAGACGCCCAGAGCTCTCTGCGAAGCCCCCAAGCTCGTGACTAGAGATGTCTCTAATGCAAGCCCTGTGACTGCACCTAGTAGGGTCGAGATAAGGCCCTGACCGTGGCAGTTTCCCTCTGCATGGCATGACCGGGGAGGGgtctgcctgggtctaggagtgtgtgacccCGTCATTCCCCGTCCTCGGACGGGTCTGGTTTCCCTCACCCTCTTTCCTCTGGTTCCCCTCCTCCGCCTGAAGGCGGTCTGATGAGCCACTGACTGTTCTGATCACCTTGCCTGAATCAACAGAGTAAGCGGTGCCgttctctctgagactagccgacgctctttgctgaagggaggttgTAAGAGAGTCGTGGACGTCCTAAACAAGCCTTCCCTGTGTGAGTGCCCTGTGTGAAAGGAGGTCAGGTACTGGGGGGGCCGGAGGATCCAAAGGTGATCCCCGCCTCGCTGGGAAAGCTGGGTACATGGGGGCCGGTTTGTCCAAGGGGAGCACCAGCCCGCCAAAAGGCACACCTGCGTACTACATGTACGCAAATTACAGTCCTTTCACTTGCAAGTTTTTAAGGAAATGGAATTGGTATACCAGGGATGATCCAAAATTGCAGTTTCCCTTAGCGGGAAGCTTTGACCTTGATAAGGCAGTGCACCTCAGAGGCACACTTCTGGCCACTAAAGTTGGGCAAGGTCAGTTTGATGCATATTTCGATTGGTATGGAGAAACGGAAAAACGACGTCGTGAATCTCAAATGAGGAGTCTCAAGGACTCCCGGGAAAAGCTTAAAGCTCaattaaaagaaaaggaaaaagaaataaaagaaaaattggCTTTCCCCCAAAACCCTGCTGGCCAGCAGATCTCTCTCTATCCTTTGAGGCCTTTTTGGAGTACCCCCTCAGCCCCATGCGAAGATCTTATAGACTTATATTTGGAGTGCAGACgattggctgcccctgcaccaccTATTCAGGCAAGCAGCGAATCGCCCAGCTAAAGCGGAGATAGTCAGGGAGATCCCAGACAAGCCCCACCTCCATCATATACACAGGCAGCTGACTCCACTATCCAGGAACCCCTAAACCAAGCAGAAACATCGCTATCAGCTTCTGTTTTACTAAATTCCTCAGAAAGCCCGGGTGGTGCCTTAGAAAATAAGGTAGATGCAACTGGGCCATGGAAGAATACTAGGCAACCAAATCCTTTTACAGCCACCCGTAATGAGGCAGCGTTCCCCTTGCGCCAACTTCCAGGCATAGGGAATTTGCGCCTTGGTGTCTGTGCATGCACCTTGGTCTCCCACAGATCTGTATAATTTAATTGAAAAGTTTCCAAAAATAAGAGAAGACCCTGTTAAATTCCAAGAAGAGTTAAGAACCGTCATAAGTTGTTATAACCCCACCTGGGCAGACTTAAACCAACTCCTAAGAGGAGTCCTGCCCAGGGAAACCCTGAATCGCCTTTATCAGGAGGCTGAGTGGCCCGGTCGTGACCCAGGCCACAGACAGGTTGACTTAGATGACCTTAAGGACAGACTGTTGCCCACAGTCCTACGGGTCTGCCCCAAAAAGGCAGACTGGACCAAAATTAATGCATGTAaacaaaataaaggggaaaacCCTGCTGATTATATGCAACGCCTTGAGCAGGTTTTCGAAAGACATTCCGGCATCGACAATGCAGAGCGAGATGCCCAACAAGCCGTGGTAGCTGCTTTTGTACATGGACTCACTCCAGGGCTGGGAGACCAATTAGAAATCGGCATTCTGGACTGGGAAGGAAAGAATCTAGATGAAATCCTTGCAGCTGCCCAACATTACCACCGCcaagaagaaacaaaaaaggaGGCCACTGAAACTAAATTAATGACCCTCCAGCTCCAGAATATACAGAGACCCCGCGGCAACCGCCCAATGCGAGGAAAAGgagggagactgaacaaaggccTCTGCCATCCACCTACCCAGGGACAAAATAATAGTGCATGCCACTAATGTAATCAGGAGGGCCACTGGAAAAATGAATGCCCCCACCGCTTCCAATCCACTTACCCTGCTCCTCCACCCTGttttcctcccccagcccccttattCCCTCAAAGCCACTAGTAATAGATAGCCCCAGGAGACTAGTAATGTCATCGCTTCGCTTATTCCCTTAGACCAGTCAGGACCATATGTAACCTGTAAAATTAATGACACCCCGACCTCCTGTTGCTTGATACTGGCGCTTCACGGTCTACTCTCCGTGTTAGcaacttcccctccctcctgtgacTTCTGAAATAGTAAATGTAGTAGGGGTAGAAAATACTCCTATCCCCCACCCTCTCCTCACCTCTGACCATTTCTATCGGGCCTCTGTCTGACCATCACGCTTTCCTCCTCAGTCCTTGTTCACCTGTTAACCTCTTGGGAAGAGACTTGCTGTATAAATTAAATTGTACAATCTACTGCAGCACCCCAGACAGCGTGTATTTGGACGTCCCTAGCTCCAGGCACAATAAGGTCCTGGCAGTCTTGCAGACGGACGCTCCAGAGGGGGAAACCAACTCCAGCCCTTCCTTTttgcaacaggaattgctggcCAAGGTTCCTCCCTCCTTGTGGTCTGATTTTGCCAACCAGGTTGGGTGCATTGGGTCAGCCCAACCGGTTAAAATCCGCCTGAACCCAGCAAAAGTCCTTCCCAGAATACAGCAGTACCCCCTCTCAAAACAGGCCGAGGAGGGAATTCGACCAGTAATCACCTCCTTAATCCAGCAAGGATTCCTAACTCTAACAAAGGGCAGTCTAAGGCCTTAAACTGAAGGGCCTTAGATTTTATTCTTGCTAGCAAAGGGGGGGTTTGTGCACTCACTGGGGAAGAATGCTGCGTCTATATAAATACTTCCCAAGCCGTAGAACAGGATGCTGCAGCCATTGAGGAAGTGGTAAGAAAGGCCAGGCAGCCAGAGTCCTGGGATGAtcatataatatatggagatatacccatctcctagaactggaagggaccctgaaaggtcatcaagtccagccccctgccttcactagtaggaccaagtactgatttttgccctagatccctaagtggccccctcaaggattgaactcacaaccctgggtttagcaggctaatgctcaaaccactgagctatcctgctCAAACCAATCCCTGCACCTGGTTTACTAACATATTCTCCTCATGGTCCTGCCACTTAAAACAATTACTGTTTGGAATTATTGCTGCGTTGCTGTGTGTCTTTACCAGATATTTGATGTGTAGACTAGGGTGCTGTATTTACAATTGCTTGCCTAGCCTAAAACAAAAATCCGGTAAGCCCGGTGCAAGGGAACGGATAATGCTGATGAGTATTTATGAAGGGGTTTGGGCAGAAGAACAGagggaagaaaaggaggaaaTTGATAGGCTCATGACTCTGGAAGATTAGGCCGAGGTGGTGCCGAATAAGCACCAAAGAGGGGGATTGTAGGAGAAAACTTTAAGTAGGCCTGAGACTTTGGTCAAGCTAAAGTGTGTACGTGACCAGAGGGCAAAAGTAGAGGGCATGGAAACTTTCCATTGTAAGGCAATTTGCAAGAGCACATCTTGAGAAATGTCACCGCAACAGCTAGTCTCAGGAAAGTCATTAACCATAATAGGATACCCTGTCAATAACAGGAAAAGCTTACTCTTGCTATATTACTAATAAGGTGAAATACtgttaagctttaaaaaaaatactaatgcAGAAGTGTGTTTGACTAATTGTGGTTTTCAACTACATAAGCCTCTGTATTTCTTAATTCGGGAGAGCAGCTAAGCTGTGGCTGACTCTCCCTGCATATGCTTGTAATAAAAATGGGCCTCAGGctgttctgatccaaacacaacgcgtggttAATTTCAAACAACAATAGAGAACTTTGAGTAAGAATTCAtgtaaactacaatacagaaacgtatTTCCTGTACCCCTCAGCAGCAGTACAAAggtttgggggagtcaggggtaacagaggagctgagggagagggaagtaattgctggaagtagcctgggagtgaagcaggagggttgttgggtatgggtgggagaagtatgtaACAGATTTTAGGCACATCTGCCCTGTCCCTGCacactcctccccccatccctgtgtgaccctgcacccccactcagccacccccacccccatgcacccccttGTCCCTGtgtggtcctgcacccccactcccacttAGACCCCCACCCCAGTCTTCTCCCCACCAGCCTTTCTGAACCCCAGCCTATGTGATCCCCGCAGCAGCCCTatgtgccctgctctgtctgtCCCCCCCTCATATTGCGTCCTTCCTCACCTGGTCCCGTGGGCAGGTTGCTGTGAGGAATGCCGCTTCTGCTATGGCTCTGAACTGGCTGCCCTCTGTTCTGGCGCCACAACAGCTCCTGGT encodes the following:
- the LOC135877362 gene encoding zinc finger protein 436-like; the protein is MDRRPHHCIDCDKRFSNRSALNQHQCTHTREWLHRCSDCGKAFARSSHLRRHQRTHTGERPHRCADCGKAFAQIAHLRAHQRKHTGERPHRCADCGKGFARSSHLRAHQRTHTGERPHRCADCGKAFAQIAHLRAHQRTHTGERPHRCADCGKGFAESSNLRTHQRTHTGEQPHHCADCGKGFARSSNLRRHQRAHTGERPHRCADCGKGFADGSTLRTHQRTHTGERPYRCADCGKDFADGSSLRTHQRTHSGERPHRCAQCGKGFCTASRLTLHQRAHRGAAAPL